A genomic segment from Lignipirellula cremea encodes:
- a CDS encoding YggS family pyridoxal phosphate-dependent enzyme — protein MSTRDSRIADNLSAIRQQMADAAARSGRRLDDITLVGVTKYVDDATARQVAEAGCLDLGESRPQQFWPRAEALAPLGVRWHLIGHLQRNKVKRSLPHLHLLHAGDSLRLLAAVHEAALEANITQRVLLEVNISGDVAKHGFAPTEMELLLPKFAELTQLKIEGLMAMASLTGGPDQARRDFIALRELRDQLQANCPASLQLSELSMGMSGDFAIAIEEGATLVRVGSSLFDGLDV, from the coding sequence ATGTCGACCCGTGACTCCCGTATCGCCGACAACCTGTCCGCCATTCGCCAACAGATGGCGGACGCCGCCGCCCGTTCCGGCCGGCGTCTGGACGACATCACGCTCGTCGGCGTGACCAAATACGTCGACGACGCCACAGCCCGGCAGGTGGCCGAGGCCGGTTGTCTGGACCTGGGCGAAAGCCGCCCCCAGCAGTTCTGGCCCCGGGCCGAGGCGCTCGCCCCGCTGGGGGTGCGCTGGCATTTGATTGGTCATCTGCAGCGGAACAAAGTGAAACGCTCCCTGCCGCACCTGCACCTGTTGCACGCGGGCGACAGCCTGCGTTTGCTGGCGGCGGTCCACGAAGCGGCTCTGGAAGCGAACATAACGCAGCGGGTCTTGCTGGAGGTGAACATCTCCGGCGACGTCGCCAAGCACGGTTTTGCGCCGACGGAAATGGAGCTGCTGCTGCCGAAATTCGCCGAGCTGACGCAGCTGAAAATCGAAGGGCTGATGGCGATGGCTTCCCTCACCGGCGGCCCCGACCAGGCCCGCCGCGACTTCATCGCCCTGCGGGAACTACGCGACCAGCTGCAGGCGAATTGCCCCGCGTCGCTGCAACTATCCGAGCTCTCCATGGGCATGAGCGGCGACTTCGCCATCGCCATCGAAGAGGGCGCGACGCTGGTGCGCGTCGGCTCGTCCCTGTTCGACGGTCTGGACGTTTAG
- a CDS encoding deoxyhypusine synthase family protein: MSISAFLDKHFRHFNAREMVAAARSYKTHIADGGSMLLTMAGAMSTAEIGVSLARMIRAGKVHAISCTAANLEEDVFNLLSHNDYELTPDYLSLSPDEETALRERGMNRVTDTCIPETCVRFVERWIIPYCVEAAEKGESYFPYEYLFRMLDEPEIEKEFQIPREDSWLIAAKEAGIPIFSPGFEDSTLGNIFAARCLEGKIKSHHAMRSGTEQMAKLVTWYEQTSNKSPVGFFQIAGGIAGDFAICAVPLMIQDMELDVPYWAYFCQISDSTMSYGSYSGAAPNEKITWGKLNKETPKFMINSDASIVAPLMFAYILGE, from the coding sequence ATGTCGATTAGCGCATTCCTTGACAAACACTTCCGCCACTTTAATGCGCGGGAAATGGTCGCTGCGGCCCGGTCCTACAAAACACATATCGCAGACGGCGGGTCGATGCTGCTGACCATGGCCGGAGCGATGAGCACCGCGGAAATCGGCGTGTCGCTCGCTCGCATGATCCGCGCCGGCAAGGTGCACGCCATCAGTTGCACGGCCGCCAATCTGGAAGAAGACGTCTTCAACCTGCTTTCGCACAACGACTACGAATTAACGCCCGACTATTTGAGCCTGTCGCCCGATGAAGAAACGGCGCTGCGCGAACGGGGCATGAACCGGGTGACCGACACCTGCATTCCGGAAACGTGCGTCCGCTTCGTCGAACGCTGGATCATCCCTTACTGCGTCGAAGCGGCTGAAAAAGGGGAATCGTACTTCCCGTATGAATATCTGTTCCGCATGCTCGACGAGCCGGAAATCGAAAAAGAGTTCCAGATCCCGCGGGAAGACTCCTGGCTGATCGCCGCTAAAGAGGCCGGCATCCCGATCTTTTCGCCCGGGTTTGAAGACTCCACCCTGGGCAATATCTTTGCCGCCCGTTGCCTGGAAGGGAAAATCAAATCCCACCACGCCATGCGGTCGGGTACGGAACAAATGGCCAAACTGGTCACCTGGTACGAGCAGACCAGCAACAAGTCGCCCGTCGGCTTCTTCCAGATTGCCGGCGGCATTGCCGGCGACTTCGCCATTTGCGCCGTACCGTTGATGATCCAGGATATGGAACTCGACGTGCCGTACTGGGCGTATTTCTGCCAGATCTCCGACTCGACCATGTCGTACGGGTCGTACTCGGGCGCCGCTCCCAATGAGAAAATCACCTGGGGCAAGCTGAACAAGGAAACGCCCAAGTTCATGATCAACTCGGACGCATCGATCGTGGCGCCTTTGATGTTTGCTTACATTCTGGGCGAGTAG
- the lpxD gene encoding UDP-3-O-(3-hydroxymyristoyl)glucosamine N-acyltransferase — protein MAILLRQLAELVGGRLHGDGDLPILGAATIRDAQPGDITLADHPRHLPAAGECAAVAVVVAAGPSPDKPHLVVDNVHRAFRLIVAEFRPPSRETASGVSPAAQISPTARIGQNVTIYPRAYIGDQVEIGDGCIVHSGVSIMAGCRLGSQVVVYPNAVLYEDIQVGDRSVIHASAVIGCWGFGYETVNGKHQLLAQLGGVQIGSDVEIGAGSTIDRGAYTPTTIGDGTKIDNQVMIGHNCRIGRGNFICAQVGIAGSSSTGDYVVMAGQVGVGDHVDIGDQVRLAAKGGVMQDITESGDYCGAPAIPLREFFLMQAALHRLPEMRKQLRRLQDKVDSLSKGASTPVTKEAA, from the coding sequence ATGGCGATTCTTTTGCGCCAATTGGCCGAGCTTGTCGGAGGTCGACTCCACGGCGATGGCGACTTGCCCATCCTTGGGGCTGCCACCATTCGCGATGCGCAGCCGGGCGATATTACCCTGGCCGATCATCCCAGACATCTGCCGGCGGCTGGCGAGTGCGCCGCCGTAGCAGTCGTGGTTGCGGCCGGCCCTTCCCCCGACAAACCGCACCTGGTGGTGGACAACGTCCACCGGGCCTTTCGGCTGATTGTCGCTGAATTCCGCCCCCCCAGCCGGGAAACCGCCTCGGGCGTGAGTCCCGCAGCGCAGATCAGTCCAACGGCCAGAATTGGCCAGAACGTTACCATTTATCCTCGCGCTTACATCGGCGACCAGGTCGAAATCGGCGACGGCTGCATCGTGCATTCCGGCGTGAGCATCATGGCCGGCTGCCGCCTGGGAAGTCAGGTGGTGGTGTACCCCAATGCCGTGCTCTACGAAGATATCCAGGTGGGCGACCGCAGCGTGATCCATGCTAGCGCCGTGATCGGCTGCTGGGGCTTTGGCTACGAAACGGTCAACGGCAAACACCAGCTGCTGGCCCAACTGGGCGGCGTGCAAATCGGCAGCGACGTGGAAATCGGAGCCGGCTCCACGATCGACCGCGGGGCCTACACGCCGACCACCATCGGCGACGGAACCAAAATTGATAACCAGGTGATGATCGGCCACAACTGCCGGATCGGACGCGGCAACTTCATCTGCGCCCAGGTCGGCATCGCCGGCAGCTCCTCCACAGGCGACTATGTCGTCATGGCGGGGCAGGTCGGCGTGGGCGACCATGTCGATATCGGCGACCAGGTTCGTCTGGCTGCCAAAGGCGGCGTCATGCAGGACATTACCGAGAGCGGCGATTACTGCGGCGCGCCGGCCATTCCCCTGCGTGAATTCTTCCTGATGCAGGCCGCTTTGCATCGCTTGCCCGAAATGCGCAAACAGTTGCGGCGTCTGCAGGACAAAGTGGATTCTCTCTCAAAGGGCGCCTCTACCCCGGTGACCAAAGAGGCGGCCTGA